One genomic window of Streptomyces sp. NBC_01498 includes the following:
- a CDS encoding iron-siderophore ABC transporter substrate-binding protein yields the protein MSLQSTTLVKPWRRLAATLSAAALGVGLLAGCGSDSADKPTDDAPAAAASGAFPVTVEHAFGSTEVTKAPRRVVSVGYTDDQAVLAFGIKPVGMVDQYPNPAGQSPDINTQWPWVKDKWGDARPEVIMKNGDAGPNYEKIAALRPDLIIAVYSEIDQAAYDKLSQIAPTVGRTKAEKEPFSAPWQDNAVHIAKALGKEDEGTELVRGIQDKLDAAKKANPAFADQTAVVISWYKDAISPFTSTDVRGQLVTGTGFAYQTEIDKIADGGFSTELSPERIDLIDVDRVFVVNDKVDTEALNKFELFANLPAVKNGKVSYLLDSEGPAIGAAMSQGTLLSLPYAIDELVKSAK from the coding sequence ATGTCTCTCCAAAGCACGACGCTCGTGAAGCCGTGGCGGCGACTGGCGGCGACTCTGTCCGCCGCCGCGCTCGGTGTCGGACTCCTCGCGGGATGCGGTTCCGACTCGGCGGACAAGCCGACCGACGACGCACCCGCCGCCGCTGCCTCCGGGGCGTTCCCGGTCACCGTGGAGCACGCGTTCGGGTCCACGGAGGTCACCAAGGCCCCCCGGCGCGTCGTCTCCGTCGGCTACACCGACGACCAGGCCGTCCTCGCGTTCGGCATCAAGCCGGTCGGCATGGTCGACCAGTACCCGAACCCGGCGGGCCAGAGCCCCGACATCAACACCCAGTGGCCCTGGGTGAAGGACAAGTGGGGCGACGCCCGCCCCGAGGTCATCATGAAGAACGGTGACGCGGGCCCCAACTACGAGAAGATCGCCGCCCTTCGGCCGGACCTGATCATCGCGGTCTACTCCGAGATCGACCAGGCCGCGTACGACAAGCTGTCGCAGATCGCCCCGACCGTGGGCCGTACCAAGGCCGAGAAGGAGCCGTTCAGCGCTCCCTGGCAGGACAACGCGGTCCACATCGCCAAGGCGCTCGGCAAGGAGGACGAGGGCACCGAGCTCGTCCGGGGCATCCAGGACAAGCTCGACGCGGCGAAGAAGGCCAACCCCGCGTTCGCCGACCAGACGGCGGTCGTCATCTCCTGGTACAAGGACGCGATCTCGCCCTTCACTTCGACCGATGTGCGCGGCCAGTTGGTGACGGGCACCGGCTTCGCGTACCAGACGGAGATCGACAAGATCGCGGACGGCGGCTTCTCCACCGAACTCTCGCCCGAGCGCATCGACCTGATCGACGTCGACCGGGTCTTCGTCGTCAACGACAAGGTGGACACCGAGGCGTTGAACAAGTTCGAGCTGTTCGCCAACCTCCCCGCGGTCAAGAACGGCAAGGTGTCCTACCTGCTGGACAGCGAGGGCCCGGCGATCGGCGCCGCCATGTCCCAGGGCACGCTGCTCTCCCTGCCGTACGCGATCGACGAACTCGTCAAGTCCGCCAAGTAA
- a CDS encoding ABC transporter ATP-binding protein: MAARGITVGYGGRTVIDTLDVAIPSGVITTIIGPNGCGKSTLLRTLTRLLKPAGGTVVLDGQDIAGLRTRDVAKKLGLLPQAPVAPEGLTVADLVARGRHPHQSWLRQWSSDDAEVVERALAMTGVADLADRPVDSLSGGQRQRVWISMTLAQGTDLLLLDEPTTYLDLAHAIDVLDLVDDLHESGRTVVMVLHDLNLAARYSDNLVVMRDGAILAQGHPRDVITAELLHEAFGLRAQVIDAPVGDGPVIVPLGRTHV; encoded by the coding sequence CTGGCCGCCAGGGGCATCACGGTCGGGTACGGCGGACGGACCGTCATCGACACACTGGACGTGGCGATCCCGTCCGGGGTCATCACCACGATCATCGGCCCCAACGGCTGCGGTAAATCGACCCTGTTGCGCACCCTGACCCGGCTGCTCAAGCCGGCCGGCGGCACGGTCGTCCTCGACGGCCAGGACATCGCCGGCCTCCGGACCAGGGACGTCGCGAAGAAACTCGGGCTGCTGCCCCAGGCACCGGTCGCGCCGGAGGGTCTCACCGTGGCCGACCTGGTCGCCAGGGGCCGCCACCCGCACCAGAGTTGGCTGCGCCAGTGGTCCTCGGACGACGCGGAGGTCGTGGAGCGCGCCCTGGCCATGACCGGGGTCGCCGACCTGGCCGACCGCCCGGTCGACTCGCTCTCCGGCGGCCAGCGCCAGCGCGTCTGGATATCGATGACCCTGGCCCAGGGGACCGATCTGCTCCTGCTGGACGAGCCGACGACCTATCTGGACCTGGCGCACGCGATCGACGTGCTCGATCTCGTCGACGATCTGCACGAGTCGGGGCGCACCGTGGTCATGGTGCTGCACGACCTCAACCTGGCGGCGCGCTACAGCGACAACCTCGTGGTGATGCGGGACGGGGCGATCCTCGCGCAGGGACATCCGCGTGACGTGATCACCGCCGAGCTGCTGCACGAGGCGTTCGGGCTGCGCGCCCAGGTGATCGACGCCCCGGTGGGCGACGGCCCGGTCATCGTGCCGCTCGGCCGTACCCACGTCTGA
- a CDS encoding FecCD family ABC transporter permease, whose translation MNGTAHAKPDRPAVAPGVRLGRMSFVWRPWVVLVTLLLAAACFLLFCVSIGVGDFPIALPQVIATLAGQGEQVDEFVIMDLRMPRALAGLVVGVALGVSGAITQSVARNPLASPDILGITQGAGVVAVFLITVSGGAATVVVDSVGQSAAALAGGLVTGLLVYFLAWRRGIDGLRLILIGISVSAMMQALTTWLLISADIRDVARAQVWLIGSLDGRSWDQVTVALWSTLVLLVVVVGAAFQFKPMHLGDDIAAGLGVRHGRIRAVLLLCAVLLAAVAVSAAGPVPFVALVAPQVAMRLARCPTPPMAASGLVGALLLIGADLVARAALPISLPVGVVTAAVGGPFLVYLLVRANLRQSDR comes from the coding sequence ATGAACGGGACGGCGCACGCGAAGCCCGACAGGCCCGCGGTGGCACCGGGCGTACGGCTCGGCCGGATGTCCTTCGTCTGGCGGCCCTGGGTCGTCCTGGTCACCCTGCTGCTGGCCGCGGCCTGCTTCCTGTTGTTCTGCGTGTCCATCGGCGTGGGGGACTTCCCCATCGCCCTGCCCCAGGTGATCGCCACCCTGGCCGGGCAGGGCGAACAGGTCGACGAGTTCGTGATCATGGACCTGCGGATGCCGCGTGCCCTGGCCGGTCTGGTCGTGGGTGTCGCGCTCGGCGTGTCCGGCGCGATCACGCAGTCCGTCGCGCGCAATCCGCTGGCCAGCCCGGACATCCTCGGCATCACCCAGGGGGCCGGGGTGGTCGCGGTGTTCCTGATCACGGTGTCGGGCGGTGCGGCCACCGTGGTCGTCGACTCCGTGGGCCAGTCGGCGGCGGCGCTCGCCGGCGGCCTCGTCACGGGCTTGCTGGTGTACTTCCTCGCGTGGCGGCGCGGCATCGACGGCCTGCGGCTGATCCTCATCGGCATCTCGGTGAGCGCCATGATGCAGGCCCTCACCACCTGGCTGCTGATCTCGGCCGACATCCGGGATGTCGCGCGGGCCCAGGTGTGGCTGATCGGCTCGCTGGACGGCCGGTCCTGGGACCAGGTCACGGTCGCGCTCTGGTCGACCCTGGTCCTGCTGGTCGTCGTGGTGGGAGCCGCCTTCCAGTTCAAACCGATGCATCTCGGCGACGACATCGCCGCGGGGCTCGGCGTCCGGCACGGGCGGATCCGCGCGGTGCTGCTGCTGTGCGCGGTCCTGCTGGCCGCCGTGGCGGTGAGCGCGGCGGGGCCCGTGCCGTTCGTCGCGCTGGTGGCGCCGCAGGTGGCGATGCGTCTGGCGCGCTGCCCCACCCCGCCGATGGCCGCCTCGGGCCTGGTGGGCGCCCTGCTGCTGATCGGGGCCGACCTCGTGGCACGGGCGGCGCTGCCGATCAGCCTGCCGGTCGGGGTGGTCACCGCCGCCGTCGGCGGTCCCTTCCTGGTCTATCTGCTGGTGCGGGCGAACCTCAGACAGTCAGATCGATGA
- a CDS encoding FecCD family ABC transporter permease: protein MSTTVVERPLPGGTTRTRRRRVVGVGALVAVLAVAGALSLAVGARALSPAEVWHGLFAAPDPDQRLTEIRLIVRTVRVPRTVLAIVAGIALGVGGALIQGYTRNPIADTGLLGVNAGASFAVVSVIALFGFTDPFQYVWFSFAGAGAAGVVVFGLASIGRGAGNPLTLALAGQGVTVFLAAMTTAVALSDKESLNALRFWNAGSVAGVGFDTIWPVTAFVGAGLVLALTTLPALNLLNLGDDVARGLGVNMALSRTVGVVAITLLAGAATAACGPIAFLGLMVAHLARRLTGPDYRWLVPYAGLLGAVILLVCDIVGRLVVRPGELDSGVVVALLGAPFFAGLVWRGKFKSA from the coding sequence ATGAGCACGACTGTGGTGGAGCGGCCCCTGCCCGGGGGCACGACGAGGACCCGCCGACGGCGGGTGGTGGGCGTGGGGGCGCTGGTGGCGGTCCTCGCGGTCGCGGGGGCCCTGTCGCTGGCGGTCGGGGCACGCGCGCTGAGCCCCGCCGAGGTGTGGCACGGGCTGTTCGCGGCCCCCGATCCCGACCAGCGGCTCACCGAGATCCGGCTCATCGTGCGGACGGTGCGGGTGCCCCGGACCGTGCTCGCGATCGTGGCGGGCATCGCCCTCGGGGTCGGCGGGGCGCTGATCCAGGGGTACACGCGCAACCCGATCGCGGACACGGGGCTGCTCGGGGTGAACGCCGGCGCGTCGTTCGCCGTCGTGTCGGTCATCGCTCTCTTCGGCTTCACCGACCCGTTCCAGTACGTCTGGTTCTCCTTCGCCGGCGCCGGGGCCGCCGGGGTCGTCGTGTTCGGCCTGGCCAGCATCGGCCGGGGAGCCGGCAATCCGCTGACACTCGCGCTCGCCGGACAGGGCGTCACCGTCTTCCTCGCGGCGATGACCACGGCGGTGGCGCTGTCGGACAAGGAGTCGCTGAACGCGCTGCGCTTCTGGAACGCGGGCTCGGTGGCGGGCGTCGGCTTCGACACCATCTGGCCGGTGACCGCGTTCGTCGGGGCCGGGCTGGTGCTGGCGCTGACCACCCTGCCCGCCCTCAACCTGCTCAACCTCGGGGACGACGTGGCGCGCGGGCTCGGCGTGAACATGGCTCTGAGCCGCACCGTCGGCGTCGTCGCCATCACCCTGCTCGCCGGCGCGGCCACGGCGGCGTGCGGCCCCATCGCCTTCCTCGGGCTGATGGTCGCGCACCTGGCCCGCCGGCTCACCGGCCCGGACTACCGCTGGCTGGTGCCGTACGCGGGGCTGCTCGGCGCCGTGATCCTGCTGGTCTGCGACATCGTGGGGCGACTGGTGGTGCGGCCGGGCGAACTGGACTCGGGTGTCGTCGTCGCCCTCCTCGGGGCCCCGTTCTTCGCGGGCCTCGTGTGGCGAGGAAAGTTCAAGAGCGCGTGA
- a CDS encoding lysine N(6)-hydroxylase/L-ornithine N(5)-oxygenase family protein codes for MSQVLPGDAAPVYDLIGIGFGPSNVAMSIAVNEHNARVGRQESVTAHFFEQQPRFGWHRGMLIDDATMQVSFLKDLVTLRNPTSEFSFLCYLKSKGRLIDFINHKNLFPLRVEFHDYFEWAAAKVDDMVSYGHEVVGITPVVRDGAVEYLDVTVRSAEGLVVHRARNLVIGTGLRPQMPEGIERGERVWHNSELLKKVDSLDGASPSRFVVVGAGQSAAENVAYLHRRFPEAEVCAVFSRYGYSPADDSGFANRIFDPEAVDQYFAAPEDIKGRLMDYHGNTNYSVVDIDLIDDLYRQSYQEKVLGTERLRFINVSRLVDVKETPDKARATVKSLVTGEETFLDADVVVFATGYSQADPVGLLGEVGQRCLRDDEGRVRVERDYRIATDDALRSGIYLQGGTEHTHGITSSLLSNTAIRVGEILDSVLARGAAPASVAARQLADGTGTAAHP; via the coding sequence ATGTCACAGGTTCTTCCTGGCGACGCAGCACCGGTCTACGACCTCATAGGAATCGGCTTCGGGCCGTCCAATGTGGCCATGTCGATCGCGGTCAACGAGCACAACGCGCGCGTCGGCAGGCAGGAGTCCGTCACCGCCCACTTCTTCGAGCAGCAACCGCGTTTCGGCTGGCACCGGGGCATGCTGATCGACGACGCGACCATGCAGGTGTCCTTCCTCAAGGACCTGGTGACACTCCGGAACCCGACCAGTGAGTTCAGCTTCCTCTGCTACCTGAAGAGCAAGGGCCGGCTGATCGACTTCATCAACCACAAGAACCTCTTCCCGCTGCGGGTCGAGTTCCACGACTACTTCGAGTGGGCCGCCGCCAAGGTCGACGACATGGTCTCGTACGGCCACGAGGTCGTCGGCATCACCCCGGTCGTCCGCGACGGCGCGGTGGAGTACCTGGACGTCACCGTACGGTCGGCGGAGGGGCTCGTCGTCCACCGCGCCCGCAACCTGGTCATCGGCACCGGACTGCGTCCCCAGATGCCGGAGGGCATCGAGCGCGGTGAACGCGTCTGGCACAACTCCGAGTTGCTGAAGAAGGTCGACTCCCTGGACGGCGCCTCGCCGTCCCGGTTCGTCGTCGTCGGCGCCGGGCAGAGCGCCGCCGAGAACGTCGCCTACCTGCACCGCCGCTTCCCCGAGGCCGAGGTGTGCGCGGTCTTCTCCCGTTACGGCTACAGCCCCGCCGACGACAGCGGCTTCGCCAACCGGATCTTCGACCCCGAGGCGGTCGACCAGTACTTCGCGGCCCCCGAGGACATCAAGGGCCGGCTGATGGACTACCACGGGAACACCAACTACTCCGTGGTGGACATCGATCTGATCGACGACCTGTACCGGCAGAGCTACCAGGAGAAGGTCCTCGGCACCGAGCGGCTGCGCTTCATCAACGTCTCCCGGCTGGTCGACGTCAAGGAGACCCCGGACAAGGCGCGCGCCACGGTGAAGTCCCTCGTCACCGGCGAGGAGACCTTCCTCGACGCCGACGTCGTGGTGTTCGCCACCGGCTACAGCCAGGCCGACCCCGTCGGACTCCTCGGCGAGGTCGGGCAGCGCTGTCTGCGCGACGACGAGGGCCGCGTCCGCGTCGAGCGCGACTACCGCATCGCGACCGACGACGCGCTGCGCTCCGGCATCTACCTCCAGGGCGGTACGGAGCACACGCACGGCATCACCTCGTCGCTGCTCTCCAACACCGCGATCCGGGTCGGCGAGATCCTCGACTCGGTGCTCGCCCGGGGCGCCGCCCCGGCCTCCGTGGCGGCCCGTCAACTCGCCGACGGCACCGGCACGGCCGCCCACCCGTAG